GACGAGGCGGAGGGGGCCGCGCTGCCGGGAGACGCCGAGGCGAGCGAGGCGGCGCCAGGCGACGACCCGTCCCCCGCCGCGGCTGTGTTGCCGGGCTTCCCTCCCTCGagctggtggcggcggcagcggcggcaggggcggcggcggctcctctcCCCTTGGCCGCTGGAGACCCAGTGCTGCCCCTGCGCGCCGGCCCGCTCCATCGCGCACTGTTGTCATGGAGGAGCCAAGATGGCGGCCTTGGCCTACACCCTGGGCAAGCGGGAGATCAACCACTACTTCAGCGTGAGGAGCGCCAAGGCGCTGGCGCTGGGCGCCGTCCTGCTGCTCGCCGCCTGCCACGCCGCCACCCGCCGCTACCAAGGTGAGGAGCAGCGGCCGCGGCGGGACTCCGCGCCCGTAAGCAGCCCAGGCGGCTTCGGAGCCGGCCGCTCGCATCCCCGGCGCCGGGGCCAGGCTGCGGCTGAGTGGGCGGGACGCGAGGGGGGACTTCCCGGGCTCCGAAGAGCAGGCAAGAGGGGAGCCCCTCGGTCCCGCTTCAGGCGGCCCAGGTGGGCTCTGCGGCCGGCGCCCCCGGGCACACACCTGCCCCACTTGGCCGACGTGCCCGCAGACAGGAGGACCGCTCGGGGGCTGCTCGCCAATCCCCGTGAGACTTGGCGCTGTGGAGGTGCTGGCGCGTTCAGGTGCGAGGCTCCTGTTGGTTGCCTTTTAGAGCAATTCGTGCCCCGAGGTCTGCGCCGGCTAATTGGGAAAGTGCGATATAAACAGTTGGGAGAGCGTGGGAGGCGGTAGAGGAAGCTGTCTAGCTTGGCAGGTCGGAGCTGGGGCTGAGGGAACGGCGGAGCTTTGATAGCTAGTGGAGAAAGGTGACCGAGTAGTTGCCTTTAAAGCACGCAGCGGGGGATCTGTAAAAACAGGCGAAATAATTGGGAAATGTGCATCTGCTGCCCGAGTCCCACATTGCTGATCTTGGATGACCTAGGAATGGTTGGCACAGATAAGAACGAGTAGGTTGGCACAACTCTGTACTGCAGTGGTGGAAGCAAGTCTCTCTTTCTGAACCCTGAAAATGGAGCTGGGTTTGTCCCTCCCTTTTATTTGAAATGGATGCGTTTTATAGTCTTCCATTTGTCCAAGCCTACCCTGAAGGATTCTTATTTGCGAGTGGCAGGTTGGAACTTGGATTTCTCAGATCTGTTCACAACTCTCCAATCATGACAACTCATATCATAGGGACTGTATGACCCAATGGCTTATAGgagcttttatttgtttttggtTTGGTGGGAATGTGAGCAATGCAAGAAAAGTACTTTGGTTTGTTTGTAGTTCATGATTTGCTAGTTGCATGATTATGCTGTGTGGTTGGTAGAGACTGGCACAGCATTGGGATAAAACTCAAGCAGCTTAAGGCTGGGTTGCTTTAAAGAAGTTTTCCTTATCTTAGATTTTTGTAACTCTACATCAGTATTCGGTGCCCATGACTTCTTAGGGATCTCAGCATTCTGTCAGCAGTGCTGAATTGTTTCAGTGTTATTTATACAAGCAGGCTTTTGAGTCTTAGTAGTCTACCAAATATCTCTCAATTTCTGTGCTTCTTTCTCTTGTTGTTTACCAAGGAAAGCTTCTAAGTTGCATAGTAATAATGCAATTCTAATCTCACTCCTTGGGAAGCAGGACTGTTTTATCCACTGGGCAAAAGTGGGAGTTTTGAGGACTCACAACCATTATGGGCCTGCTGCTAGACCTGTTGATACAAGAAAGAGAGCCAGGGTGGTATAGTAgcttagaatgtcagactagtatCCAGGAGAGTCAAATTTGAATCTCTACTCGTGCCATGGAAGCtgactgggtaaccttggaccagtcacacactaataataggaaacaatggaggagaggacaacaatgtaggtggctttgggctgcatttGGTGAGAACCACaaggtacaaatgaattaaattaaatatataagaagGGGCACAAAGGCCCCTTCTAAGAAGGAAGCTAATGGGAAGTGTGGATTATACATTTTTCAGGTGTTGCCCCGTTAAGGAAGCATCTCAACACAGAATTTCACCAAGAGGACAGCTAAAGATTTCCTGCAATTTGCGCTAGTGCAGGTAGCCTGGCACAGTCTCCATTTTCCCACCAGAGGTACTATCTGGTCTTTGTTCAaagccccgcagggctctgatttcctttTGGAGAGTGTCCCACCAGTCCGGGGCCAGGACtgggaaggccctggctctggttgatttCCTAGGGGCCAAGAACCCTAAGCAAAGACAATACACTACTGTGCACTGTAATTTAGTTTTAACTCTGTATCCCACTAAGCCACTAATAGTGTTATGCCCAAATATTTCTGCCCAAATAACATATTTTCCTTTTTACAGAATTTGTGCTTTGTGTTAACAACTTTTTCTGCTTGTCATgtagcatgaattaacttgaataataaacatataaaatACCTTAATTCCTCGATTAGTATTTGTCTTCTTGCTCTCCGACCAACCTTAGCACCTACTATCATTATTATGACATAGAGAATGACTCTCCAATTGTATCCGATAAACATAGAAGAGAAACAGAGCAATCCACCTGTAGCCTACCTGCCTCTTCAAAACTCTTTAAACTTTTTCCACTGTACTTCTCTCATGCGGTGATTCAACAGCAGTAGGTGAATGGTGTTGCTGTAAGAGGATGCCTTCCTGAGTGCTACAGCTGTTCAGTTTGCACCTTCCTTTGTCCCCCTCTCCTTACTCAAGTCCCatatttgttccccccccccccatagttagAGCTTTTCCATGACAATTGTATAACTGTACCAATGGTTGTCTGGCTCCTTGCCCTGGAGCAAGCAGATGTGAAACTCTTTTGTGCTTGTACTGGGAATCCTGCACGGGAGCATATACCTTGCTGCTTCTGTACTCTCTAAATCTGTTAGCGTTTAAAGCAGAGTTGTATGTTACAGAGGTTTCTTGTGAAAGCATGAAGCCAATCCTGTGTGTACGTTGTATGCCAAATATGTAAAGAAGGATTTAAAGCATACAGTGTATGTCAGTAGAGGCCTACTAGGCACCACAGTGCTGCTTCGGGAAACTCGAGTGTTTATGGGATGTAATACTGCTGCAATAGTTTGTGTATAAAAGATGTCATTCACCTTTACATGTAAATAATTACTATCTATGGTGTTTTGAAATACATTACTTAGAATAAAATCAACTGAACAAATACGAGTGAAAAGCATCGCTGGAACTATTTTTTTTCTCCTATCATTAAATCGGAGACATCACATAGCTCTGATTCTTCCCCATCCTGACAGACCCCACGCTGCACCATATTGGGAGTGTGAGAAATGGGTTTTGTTTCATATATGTCAAGCACCTCTCTTTTCCCGACAGAAACAAAGTCTGCAAATTAAAAAGCAGGGTGACAATCTCCCAGCCCAATCTTTTATTTTGCAAATATTACTCCTAATTAATTTCTTGAGGCTACGGAAGAGGAACCAAGGATGGCTTTCCTTGGTCAAGTTACTAGGCTGGTCTGTCAGGGAGGATCTGTCTCTGAGAATCCAAGCCATAAAGAATTCAGTTGTGGTTGGAGAatttcccttccctgccttcGATAGTATCTCTAAAGATAAACAACCGATCATTTGGTGGTAAAATCACTATATTAGACTCTTTTGCTTGCTAACACTTCAGGTTTTAATGGTGCTTATAATTAAATGGAATTGTTGAAGCTTCTTTTTACCTGGAGACAAACCTGAATTAGTCCTCAACCAGAACTAAAACTGATAGATGATAATAGGTTATATCTTTAAACACAGATCATGAAGTGTTATGAAAGCCAATGACAGTTTAATTGTCCATTATTTGTCAGTGCTTGTAATGGACTACTTTTATTTGCAGGGGTGATTTTACTgtttattttactatttattttaCTGTTCTATTTTAGTGTGTTTTAatgggtgggtggagaggagtggtcttgcaagtctaatcataaataaatacaagtaaATCAATTTAGCTATTTATGCCCTCTTCAGGACCTAAAAGGGACTTCTaacattctcccctcttccattatatcttcacaacagccctgtgatgtagCTTATGTGAGAATGCAACTGATCAAAGGTCAGTAgggaagcagggatttgaatctgggcctcccagatccttgtaTGATGCACTTGCCATGCTAGCCCCTagagaagaaaaaataattttcaagGGAAGATTTTGAGTAAAGAAGTAATGGCTGTAGAATGAGGCACTTATCCTATTCTTCACTGCCACTGCAgcatttaaaattacattttgacTGGGAGGAGGCTAGAAAGGAAGGTAGGGGAAGGATTAAGCACTCCCTTTCTTCCAGCTTCTGTGGCAGGGTTTTGTTTCAAGTGTTAGCAAGCAACATCTTCCCCCACCCTGCTCCCACTTACTAATGAGTAATTTTATCTAGGACTTTTTTTCCATCATGGATTAAAACAGCTATTTTACTCATAATGAAATTCTATATATGTGCATCAGTTAAAAGGACAAGGAGTGAAGTGGGACTTAGCACTCCGAAGGAAGATTCACTGAATGGGATGGGATTTATGAATTgtcccatctcccccccacccctcaacaCACAGAGCTGCAGGTGTCCTGTATGCATTCCCTAATATTGTAGAACATGGTTTTACTTGAAAAGACAGTAGGTCATACATTCACCAGTTTTCAATCTACAGCTTGAGCGTGTTCTTTAAAATTAAAGTTCAGTATGTAATATTTTAAGAGGGAGGTGTTCCTTTGTAGTGCTTTATGAATAGTGGGTGAGCACTAAGAAGCTGTGCTTCTGTGTTTATCCCTGCCTGATAGACTGTGCATGGCAGATGATACTCCCAACCTAGGCCCCTTTGGGTTCAACCTTCATAggagcagacagacagataggagcagacagaccggggggggggggggaaggaaccttCAAGTGTAGGTGCATTGTCCTCAGCTATCAGAAACATTATTACAGAGATGACACCTTGCAATGGGGGTATTGATCATAATGATgtagggcactttcacacatgctggatgatgcactttcagtaTTCTTTTGATGCACTTGAGTGATTGTTTGCAATTGGGTTTACCATTTCACACCATAAAATCCGACTACAAGGCATGTCTGGAGTagattgaaagcacattattcCGTGTGTGCAAATGCCCTGGTACTCAAAAACTGAGCTGCAAGGATGCAGTTCCAAGGTTGTAAGAAAATCACGGTTCTATACAGCACTCGTCAAAACATGATCAAACAAAAACTGTACTTCCTCCTACATACAGGATATGGTTACCGGGAACCACCTTGATAGGACAGATTTATATTTGTCTTACATAATTTAACAGGAATTTCTTCAGTCTTATGACACTGAAAACAGTGTCTGAAAATAGATTAATAATTCTTTTTCCTTAGGCAAATctgctgaaacattcctcagggtcTATTTTGTTGTAGCTCTTAGCTTCTACTTATGCATTGTTCTTTCATTATTCTTAACCTTAGTATTAATATTTCAAGGAGATATTAATTGGAATCACTCTGTATATCATATTTAGATACAGCCATGCCTCAATGCCCTTGCTAACCAATATAcagtgaaatttaaaaataagatgcACCTAATATTCCTACCTTAATGGAATATTTGAAGATATAATTTACAGTGTTTGACCAATCAATTGATCAGCATGCCAACCATCAATAAGCATGTAACATAATGTAGGTTTGAAAAGTTCTTATACAACTTGCTTTTAAAGAGAGAAATTCTAGATATGTATGTCAGAATAGCAGTGTGTGTAGTAAACCATAAAGCATGAATAGAAAATAATGTACAAAAAAGATCTCTTATACCTTATGAAGGTTCCATTGCTTTATCTTCAGTAGAACTAAATTGAGTTCTACCTGTTCAAAGAAACACAGTTGAATGTGTTCTCACAAGCTGATCACAAGCATTTGCTGTCTTTACTTCTTCATAATAATGTCTTTAACAAAGATTTTAGCACTTTCTGTGGTAACTTAAGGAAGAATAGTAGTGATATGGGGATTAATATTGATTGATTTTAACATTGAAACCTCTAAACAGACGTTACAGTTGGGCTGCAGACACAGATGCTGACTAAGAAGCAGTGGGATTCTGGTTTGTTTTAGTGCAGAATTCAAGTGTCAAacctcttttcctttttaaaggcgACGATTCTTGTGAGTATCTTCTTTCCAGTGGGAGATTTCTTGGAGAGAAGCTATGGCAACCTCACAGCTGTATGATGCATAAATATAAATCAAGGTAAGGTGTTAATACTATACGTATTGTAAATGCACACTTTATACATTTATATCTTTAGATTCCTTTACTGTTAAGTTCAGGTGGCACAGTATGGTGCAACATATTTGTGCTTCTTGTGTATGCTACTCCAAAGTTTGCTAGTGATTTTTCTACTTATTGGTGGtagtgaagtgccatcaagttgcagctgacttatgccaACCCCataggatttcaaggcaagagacattcagaagtaggTTTGCCATGGTTTGCCTTTGCGTCACAAGCCTTCCTTGACCTCCTGCTTGAGTTCAGTTATTACAAAGCTGCGTTGATTTGACTTGGATAGGAGATCCAACACAGACTTTGAATATTTCAATTCTCTACATGATTATATATAGTTTTCAGCACTGGTTCATAGTTAATTTACTGTAAAATAAAAGATGCGAAATATTCTAATGAAACAGTTAATAAAAAGTATGTGTGTGAAATGCTCTTTGTTAAACAGCTTAATAAGGAAAGGAGTCATTTGCTGCCATTTTAATTTGGGTTGTCAAGGTTTGTAGAGAAGGATTTGTATATTTTGATTGTATTCAATTTTTAGATGTTCTGAGTTTTAGAAAAATGGGAGCATTGTGTGATTGAACCTCTCATATGTCACTGGGAGTTGTGTTAGCACAGCTGCTTGCTGACTGGCACAATCCTGATGAATTCCATTGTTTTCAGTAGTACCCCAGAGTAAATAATTATATAATGTTGAGAAGAATCTGTTCTATAAGCCACACTAATATTAATGGGATATGCACAACTTTACACTCTTTTTTCTGGGTGAATTCTGTATTTGTGTGAAGAATATTCTATACCGAATTCCTAATTTTTTTGTAAATTACTATTTTGTCCATTACTATTTTGTCCTAATTAAAGCAAATTAATATCAATGTTTGCTTTTACAGTGAAACAAAAGACTGCCTTGCAGACAAACACATCACGTTTATTGGTGACTCTAGAATTCGTCAGCTGTTTTACTCCTTTGTAAAACTCATAAATCCCCAAATTAAAGAGGAGGGAAACAAGGTATGATTTCAGAAATTTTACATTTAATATAAAATGGCGTTAATGATTGTGATGTAACGAATAATGTAGGAGACATGACAAGTGTTATAATGTCGAAAAAGGAGTAACAAAATGGCATTGTAGAGACAAGAGCAAACAGGAACTCATAATTAAATTTTGATAATTTGAGTGCAGCTGAACTGCCTGTCTCTGTGCTCCACAGCCATGCTGTCATATGTAtcaactagattttaagcccattttaaaaaggaagaaaatgggcgCTAAAAGAGGGAGATAGATGGCACAGTGATGTGcaaagagttctgtgtgggcagggaggcaaggagaagaagggcagaagaagggcaaggggaagaagggttAGGGTTCTGCGGGGGAACCTACCTGGGCGAGGCATCTGCGGCGTGAAGGAGGCAAGGAGGCGTCCGCGGCCATGTTGTGGTGGACGGGAGAGCGAGGACTGAGCGCAGAGCAGGGGGCGGCGTGGTGGATTGCGGGCGGCGAAGCAGAGGGCGTGCGGCAATGTCTGGGGCCGCGCGTCCCgcagagcggctcggcggcggcctcCTGTCGGCGGGCGTCGAAGCAGAGGGCGTGCGGCGATATCTGGGGCCGCGCGTCCCgcagagcggctcggcggcggcctcCTCCTGTCGGCGGGGGTCGAAGCAGAGGGCGTGCGGCGATATCTGGGGCCGCGCGTCCCgcagagcggctcggcggcggcctcCTCCTGTCGGCGGCGATCTTCGAGGGCGTTGGCTGGGCGCGGCGGCGCCAGCGAAGGTGGGACGGCGGGGAGCATGCAGGCTGGTCCCGGCAGCGTACAGTTTCCCGCGGTGGGGCTCGTCAGGGTCCAGGCTGGGCGCGGCGGCAGTGGAGACTGGCGGAGGTCAGGGAGCGTGTTTGCTGAGCGGCCATTGAAGCTGGCAGCGGGTCGTCGGCGCGTTGGTGGTCGGCGCGGCCATTTTGAACTGCGGGCGGCGGCTCGGCAGCGTCATTGTCTTGGCGGCGAGGAGGCACCGTAGGCGAGCAGGTAGGACATGGGGTCCGGCGTCGGGCGGTTGGTGGCCCCATCATGTCAGCGGCGGCCTCTCCGTTGTGGTGGAGAAGTCAGAGCGCGGGTCATTCGCAGGCGGCTGGGCTGTGCATCGTTGTTGGAGGTCGGGCCGCAGCGGCGGCAAGCGCGGTTTGAGGGGGCGAGCGAGGAGAGTTTGGGAAGGGCCTCCTGTGGGCGGAGGGGAAGCGATTTTCCctgagcccagggaagtggggtgagGCTCCTGCGTGGTAGCCATCCGACCAGGATGGCTGCTCGGGGAGGACTGGAGTGTGTGGCGCGgcgtccgggagacgggccaagtgtccaacagggaggcgcgctttgcgcgcctcccaattgaacacttggccctggagtgccactcggaggagccaatcaggagccgcttcgcggctcctgattggcccctccgagtttttatcccggaccggtcccgccctaactcctccccactaccccttactcttttattcagtccgtggcgcccgtggcgccacgggctgtgtacagatgataACCTGGGAGAGGCTTtgaagaaataatgttttcttacAGATAGTTATATTACATACTATACATTGTACTTACATACTATACATTATACACTTCCTTCACGCTTCCAGACTTTCATCTGCAACTATGACAAGCTACAATTTGCTTTTTGTATATAGAAGTTGATATTTTCTAACAGGAACTCAGAAGTGGTTTAGGCTTCATATTGTGGCTTCATGTTATCAGTTCATGATTTTGGGAGTTGAATCCAGAGGCTACATTCCTCTAATGGTAGAACGGTCCTCTGGTGCAAGTCCTCTGGTAGgacagcattcttccacctgATCAAGGTTACTCTGCACGGGCCTATCCCTAATCCAgaagttggtacaaaatgcggctgctagggcccatatccagcctgtgctgaggcagctgcactggttttcAGTTGCttcctggatccggttcaaggttttggtgctcacctttaaggccctgcgCGATCTGGGACCCACacacttgagggaccacctgttgccctatgccccacTCAGGGTTCTACGCCCTGTGGGTGCAAACTTGCTAGCCAtacccagcccctgggaagtgcatctggcctcgaccagggccagggcctttttggtcctggcctctgcctggtgggatgagctacGGGCCCagcgggagctttcagcgttccacaggtcctgcaagatggagctcttccgccaggcctatggttgaggctggcacactGAGGAAGATCTGGATCCCTCCCCTTGGGCCATTCTATTGGTGGACTGAGATCAGCATCCCCAGTCCACCCCAGGGtgatatcttggggggggggggaggttctggtTGTGTTTTTTATTTTCGTTGCAATATCTTGATTTTGTATGAATTATGGTGCGTTTTATAGATTAGTGGGAttgttttaggggtaattttattggggagtTTATGGACTTTTCTATAACCCACAACGAGCCttagtgggagtggtgggctagaaatgtagtagtagtagtagtagtaataatttgATATTTTCTCTCAGATATTTGGGGATTAAATCCAGAACAAATAGTGCAATCTCCTGCAACTTTCCTTGGAGTAAGCACACTGAATATAGCAGGCCTTACTTTGGAGTTACTACATAGTTAATCTGAGTTACCAAAACCAGCTGTTTTGTGGGATTGAAGCCTTAATCACAAATATTCCTATTTCAGAACTTTGGCTGATCATTGATGTACAAAACTtctatgggttttttaaaaatgcagtgtgCATGCAGTCATGGATTTCTGAAAACTGTACTTTTTTCATTTTGATAGCATGGAAACATTCCATTTGAAGATAAATCTTCATCCCTCAAAGTGGTAAGCATATCTGGCTGTCTCTTAAACTATCATTTGGGTTTAagatcctgcgttgtgcagggggttggactagatggcctgttatcaagtcacagctgacttacggtgaccctgtagcattttcaaggcaagagactttcacaggtggtctctcttctctcttctttggtGGTTTTTCATTCCTGCTCAGCATCTGGATAGCTTGAGTTATCCAGGTTAGGGTAAATCTTTCAGTTAAGATTTCTTGTAGATAATGCAAACATATAATAGACTCATATGTTCTCTAAGTATGGGCAGGTACATGTTATGATTCAGCTTAGAAATATTAATGTTACCCCAATGTTTTCTGTAGCAAGCTTGTTACATTTAGaaataaaatgtgtgtgtttgaACTCTTAATTAATCTTGGTTCTTCAGGCATGCATGCTTGTATTGTTTACTTCCACACTTCATGTGTGCTGCACAGATCACCAGTTTAACACCGCTGTTTCCCCTAGCTGAATAAATGAACTCCAACTTACAAGTCACAAGACATAGCACTGCATAGGGTCAAATGTATTTCAGGAGTAACCCTTCTGAATGTTGTGCTTAAAGCAGCCTGAAGATACTTGGCTGTCAGAGTTCTTCACTGCAGCAAATAACATAAACCAGGGTTCGTGGACCAACATAATAAATTCGGAATAAGGAAAAAGCAGAAAACTTATGAAATGTGACTTCTAGATTGCtttatttgttagtttgtttattggatttttgtGTGGTCcacccatatggctcagggtggtttatacaTCTCACGGTCTTTCCTAACCATGACTCTAACGCTTCCCTAGCCCTAACGCTCAGTCAGAACCTAACCACTCCCCTACCCTAATTATATGCAAGCCAACCCTAATCTTAAACCttgtctgtttaaaaaattcagaaaaaaatacTTATTTTTTTACAGATaagataatgtaaaaaaaatttttttttataaaactcatggcctttccgaaccatgaCTTTCCTAGCCCCATCATTCAGTCAGAATTTAACCATTCCCCCACCCAAACTATACCTAAGCTAACCACAACGTCAAACCTTACgtttgtaaaaaacaacaacatatttttgcAGGTAAAAGAAGCCCTAAAACAAGTGTTCCTAGCCCTAACACTCAGTCAGAAACGAACCACTCTCCCCACCCAAACTAAACCaaagctaaccctaaccttaacccttaAGTATGTAAAATtaacttttaaacttttttcAGATACGTCAGAACCTAACCACTCCCCCACCCAAACTATCCATaaactaaccctaaccttaaTCCTTAAGTCTGTAAAAACTCCAGAAAAAAATACATGTTTTTACAGGTAGAATAATGTAAAAAAATAGTTCTATGACTCTTTAAAAAACTGTTATTAAAGATTTCCATTAATAAATGATATCAGAGTGAGACAaagtcttagaagaagaaaaaacagaacagaacaagcaaaaaaacccaaaacataacAAAATAATAACATTAACAGTACAGTTTTCTGTACTGTTCTCTTAATGTTCTCTTAATTCAAATAGCCAGTCCTCTATCATTGGTATTTGTGGATCTTTCTATTTCTTAGCAAAAACAATCCTTGCTGCTGTTACCATATGTTGGAATAGCTTATccatttcttcttctattaatCCTAGTTAAAAAGCCTCTCGTTTAAACtggaattttaaatttaaaattgtatTCCGTCATATATCTGTATCCAGAAAGACGGGGGAAAGTGCCTGGAATTCCTTTACACTTCCATCAAGTATTTAGTATTCTCTTATGGATTTTACTTAAAAGTcacagatgttaaataacatgtaTATGTCATCTTTTAGAAGTTTTCTTTTATAGTCATATCAAGTATAAATTTGATCCCTTTTCAACATATTTTCCCATTTCTCTAATTGTGTATTATAACCAAAGTTCTGATGCCATTTAACCTTACATTCTTTAAccttttctcccacccccaccccaggattTTCTGTGGTATCcggaagtcaatggctccatGAAGCAAAGGATTAAGTCATGGACTGAGGTTAGCTGATGCTGAAACAAAATTTATGTAATATAGCTCAGTATATTCAGGAGTGGTGCTTCTAGCATTTCAGGTTATTAAGTTGTGTTATGAATAGACTACAGTCTGGCCTATAGTTGAGCAGTGGATTTTAAAGGAGCAAAGATTCTTGTCGTATTATCTGGGAAATTTGCACAGTGAATGATCCCTATGTTTGTACACAGTGTTCTCCTTCATAGGAGAAGGCTCATGTTGCTAAGGATTTGCGAGGTGCTGAACCGAGTCACAGATTTACTAAGAGCGGAAACAGTTCCATAACAACCTGTGTATGTATagcattaaaatatgaaattaaaTATTCTAAGGAACAGATGTTTGCAGGACACTGGCAGAGTACAGGAAAGCGGGTGCTTTAGTGCCACTGAAATCTATAGAATTTCAGTGCTTAGTAAATaaatctccttatgcccctcgcaggatGCTTCGCTCTGcgagtttgaatctgttggtggtccccggTCCCCAGGAAAtgctcctggcctcgaccagggtcagggccttttcggtcctggccccgacctgttggaatgagctcctggaacagctgAGGCCCCTGCTGgagcttccacagttccgcagggcatgcaagatggagctcttccgccagacaggTTGAGCTGGGCTAGGAAGATCTGGGTTCCTCCTCTAGCATCCCCAGGATGCCCATCCATCTAGGCAGATGGCCTCTCCCGAGGCTGGTGAGTGGCTGGGGAACTGGGTCTGGTGGCTTGGGAGGGAATTGATGGGATTATGCTGCTATTAGTGTtacttttcttctgtttttatggtttttattgtaaaccgccttga
This Paroedura picta isolate Pp20150507F chromosome 11, Ppicta_v3.0, whole genome shotgun sequence DNA region includes the following protein-coding sequences:
- the LOC143820625 gene encoding uncharacterized protein LOC143820625 isoform X2, whose product is MERAGAQGQHWVSSGQGERSRRRPCRRCRRHQLEGGKPGNTAAAGDGSSPGAASLASASPGSAAPSASSSLGRRRFTSAASEAPALSSASRGGGGGGGCPHKPSAPPSRRCQAPAIAPCGAPEPGRAAAHMEK